The following coding sequences lie in one Pseudomonas sp. B33.4 genomic window:
- a CDS encoding DNA-3-methyladenine glycosylase I: MPRCFWCTEDPLYMAYHDQEWGTPLRDAQGLFELLLLEGFQAGLSWITVLRKRERYREVLFGFDVQRVAQMSDAEIDELMLDPGIIRNRLKLNAARRNAQAWLALEDPVAFLWSFVNDQPIINHFKDRSEVPAITPEALAMSKGLKKAGFTFVGPTICYALMQASGMVMDHTQDCDRYAQLANGG; this comes from the coding sequence ATGCCACGCTGCTTTTGGTGTACCGAAGATCCGCTGTACATGGCTTATCACGACCAGGAGTGGGGCACGCCGCTACGCGATGCGCAGGGTTTGTTCGAGTTGCTTTTGCTCGAAGGGTTCCAGGCGGGGCTTTCCTGGATCACCGTGCTGCGCAAGCGCGAGCGTTATCGCGAGGTGCTGTTCGGCTTCGACGTGCAGCGTGTGGCGCAAATGAGCGACGCCGAAATCGACGAATTGATGCTCGATCCGGGGATCATCCGCAACCGCCTCAAACTCAACGCCGCCCGGCGTAATGCCCAGGCCTGGCTGGCGCTGGAGGATCCGGTAGCGTTCCTATGGTCGTTCGTTAACGACCAACCGATCATCAATCATTTCAAGGATCGCAGCGAAGTCCCGGCGATCACTCCCGAAGCGCTGGCGATGAGCAAAGGCCTGAAAAAGGCCGGGTTCACGTTCGTCGGCCCGACCATTTGCTACGCACTGATGCAGGCCTCGGGGATGGTCATGGACCACACCCAGGACTGCGACCGCTACGCGCAGCTCGCCAACGGCGGTTAG
- a CDS encoding PilZ domain-containing protein encodes MSEHRKSFRIKITHDSFGECLGQTRNLSPTGVFVQHPVLASLPKGAVVYGQVQGLPTGAPQVRMEVVTVDADGIGLRYL; translated from the coding sequence ATGTCCGAACACCGCAAATCCTTCCGCATCAAGATCACCCACGACAGCTTTGGCGAATGCCTCGGACAGACGCGCAACCTGTCGCCTACCGGGGTGTTTGTGCAGCATCCGGTTTTGGCTTCTTTGCCCAAAGGCGCAGTGGTTTACGGTCAGGTGCAGGGTTTACCCACAGGCGCGCCGCAGGTGCGGATGGAAGTGGTGACGGTAGATGCCGACGGTATCGGTCTTCGCTACCTTTGA
- a CDS encoding lysophospholipid acyltransferase: MEKFKGALLVGALRLFALLPWRAVQAVGSAIGWIMWKTPNRSRDVVRINLAKCFPQMDAAERERLVGQSLKDIGKSLTESACAWIWPAQRSIDLVREVEGLDVLKEALASGKGVVGITSHLGNWEVLNHFYCSQCKPIIFYRPPKLKAVDELLRKQRVQLGNKVAASTKEGILSVIKEVRKGGAVGIPADPEPAESAGIFVPFFATQALTSKFVPNMLAGGKAVGVFLHALRLPDGSGYKVILEAAPEAMYSTDTAESCAAMSKVVERYVAAYPSQYMWSMKRFKKRPPGEERWY; encoded by the coding sequence GTGGAAAAGTTTAAAGGCGCCTTGCTGGTAGGCGCTCTGCGGCTGTTTGCCCTGCTGCCATGGCGGGCCGTGCAGGCCGTGGGTTCGGCGATCGGCTGGATCATGTGGAAAACCCCCAACCGCTCCCGCGACGTGGTGCGGATCAACCTCGCCAAATGTTTTCCACAGATGGATGCGGCCGAACGTGAACGTCTGGTCGGCCAAAGCCTGAAAGACATCGGCAAGTCGCTGACCGAAAGCGCCTGCGCGTGGATCTGGCCGGCGCAGCGTTCGATCGATCTGGTGCGCGAAGTCGAAGGCCTCGACGTGCTGAAAGAAGCATTGGCCTCGGGCAAAGGCGTGGTCGGCATCACCAGCCACCTCGGCAACTGGGAAGTGCTCAACCACTTCTATTGCAGCCAGTGCAAACCGATCATTTTCTACCGCCCGCCGAAGCTCAAAGCTGTGGACGAATTGCTGCGCAAACAGCGCGTGCAACTGGGCAACAAAGTCGCCGCGTCGACCAAAGAAGGCATCCTTAGCGTCATCAAGGAAGTGCGCAAAGGTGGTGCAGTGGGCATTCCCGCTGACCCGGAACCGGCCGAATCCGCCGGGATCTTTGTGCCGTTCTTCGCCACGCAAGCGCTGACCAGCAAATTCGTGCCGAACATGTTGGCCGGTGGCAAAGCCGTCGGCGTATTCCTGCATGCGCTGCGCCTGCCCGACGGTTCCGGCTACAAAGTCATCCTCGAAGCTGCGCCCGAAGCCATGTACAGCACGGATACTGCCGAATCCTGCGCTGCCATGAGTAAGGTGGTCGAGCGCTACGTCGCTGCGTATCCGAGCCAGTACATGTGGAGCATGAAGCGCTTCAAGAAGCGTCCGCCGGGCGAAGAGCGTTGGTACTGA
- the trkA gene encoding Trk system potassium transporter TrkA, whose translation MKIIILGAGQVGGSLAEHLASEANDITVVDTDGERLRDLGDRLDIRTVQGRGSLPSVLRQAGADDADMLVAVTNSDETNMVACQVAHTLFHTPTKIARVREASYLHREEQLFQNEAIPVDVLISPEQVVTNYIKRLIQHPGALQVIDFAEGAAQLVAVRAYYGGPLVGQQLRQLREHMPNVETRVAAIFRRDRPILPQGDTVIEADDEVFFIAARENIRAVMSEMRRLDETYKRIVIAGGGQIGERLAEAIESRYQVKIIEMSPARCRYLSDTLDSTVVLQGSASDRDLLLEENIADADIFLALTNDDEANIMSSLLAKRLGAKKVMTIINNPAYVDLIQGGDIDIAISPQLATIGTLLAHVRRGDIVSVHSLRRGAAEAIEAIAHGDAKSSKVIGKPIEKIGLPPGTTIGAVIRNEQVIIAHDDTVIEAGDHVILFLVDKKHIRDVEKLFHVGLSFF comes from the coding sequence ATGAAAATCATCATCCTCGGTGCGGGACAGGTTGGCGGCTCGCTGGCCGAGCATTTGGCCAGCGAGGCCAACGACATCACGGTGGTCGACACCGACGGCGAGCGCCTGCGCGACCTCGGCGATCGCCTCGACATCCGCACCGTGCAGGGCCGTGGCTCGCTGCCGTCGGTGCTGCGTCAGGCCGGTGCCGACGACGCCGACATGCTGGTCGCGGTAACCAACAGCGACGAAACCAACATGGTCGCCTGTCAGGTCGCCCACACGCTGTTCCACACCCCGACCAAGATCGCCCGGGTCCGCGAAGCGTCCTACCTCCATCGCGAGGAACAGCTGTTCCAGAATGAAGCGATTCCGGTTGACGTGCTGATCAGCCCCGAGCAAGTGGTGACCAACTACATCAAGCGCCTGATCCAGCATCCGGGCGCCTTGCAGGTGATCGACTTCGCCGAAGGTGCGGCGCAACTGGTGGCGGTGCGTGCCTATTACGGCGGGCCGCTGGTGGGTCAGCAATTGCGTCAGTTACGCGAGCACATGCCGAATGTCGAAACCCGCGTGGCAGCGATTTTCCGTCGCGACCGGCCAATCCTGCCCCAGGGCGACACGGTGATCGAGGCCGATGACGAAGTCTTCTTCATCGCCGCCCGTGAGAATATTCGCGCAGTGATGAGCGAAATGCGCCGTCTCGACGAAACCTACAAACGCATCGTCATCGCTGGCGGCGGGCAGATTGGCGAGCGTCTGGCCGAGGCCATCGAAAGCCGTTATCAGGTGAAGATCATCGAGATGAGCCCGGCACGCTGCCGCTACCTCTCCGACACCCTCGACAGCACCGTGGTGTTGCAGGGTAGCGCCTCCGACCGCGATTTGCTGCTGGAAGAAAACATCGCCGACGCCGACATTTTCCTCGCGCTGACCAACGATGACGAAGCCAACATCATGTCGTCGCTGCTGGCGAAACGGCTGGGGGCGAAGAAGGTCATGACGATCATCAACAACCCGGCCTACGTCGACCTGATTCAGGGCGGCGACATCGACATCGCCATCAGCCCGCAACTGGCGACCATCGGCACGCTGCTGGCCCACGTGCGCCGTGGCGATATCGTCAGCGTGCACTCATTGCGTCGCGGTGCGGCGGAGGCGATCGAGGCAATTGCCCACGGTGATGCGAAGTCGAGCAAGGTCATCGGCAAGCCCATCGAGAAAATCGGCCTGCCGCCGGGCACCACGATTGGTGCGGTGATCCGCAATGAACAAGTGATCATCGCCCACGATGACACGGTGATCGAAGCGGGCGACCACGTGATTCTGTTCCTTGTGGATAAAAAGCATATTCGCGATGTGGAGAAGCTGTTTCATGTGGGGTTGAGCTTCTTCTGA
- the glyQ gene encoding glycine--tRNA ligase subunit alpha, giving the protein MSQPTPAVRTFQDLILALQQYWAEQGCVVLQPYDMEVGAGTFHTATFLRAIGPETWNAAYVQPSRRPTDGRYGENPNRLQHYYQFQVVLKPNPDNFQELYLGSLKHVGLDPLVHDIRFVEDNWESPTLGAWGLGWEVWLNGMEVTQFTYFQQAGGIECYPVTGEITYGLERLAMYLQGVDSVYDLVWADGPMGKVTYGDVFHQNEVEQSTYNFEHANVDKLFELFDFYESEAKRLIELDQPLPLPSYEMVLKASHTFNLLDARRAISVTARQQYILRVRTLARSVAQAYLLARAKLGFPMATPDLRDEVLAKLEAAQ; this is encoded by the coding sequence GTGAGCCAGCCTACGCCAGCCGTGCGTACCTTCCAAGACTTGATCCTCGCGCTCCAGCAATACTGGGCCGAGCAAGGTTGTGTGGTACTTCAGCCCTACGATATGGAAGTAGGCGCCGGCACTTTCCACACCGCGACCTTCCTCCGTGCCATCGGCCCGGAAACCTGGAACGCCGCTTACGTGCAGCCAAGCCGCCGTCCGACTGACGGCCGTTACGGCGAAAACCCGAACCGTCTGCAGCACTACTACCAGTTCCAGGTGGTCCTGAAGCCGAACCCGGACAACTTCCAGGAACTGTACCTGGGCTCGCTCAAGCATGTCGGCCTGGACCCGCTGGTCCACGACATCCGCTTCGTCGAAGACAACTGGGAATCGCCGACCCTCGGCGCCTGGGGTCTGGGCTGGGAAGTCTGGCTGAACGGCATGGAAGTGACTCAGTTCACGTACTTCCAGCAGGCGGGCGGCATCGAGTGCTACCCGGTGACCGGCGAGATCACTTACGGTCTTGAACGTCTGGCCATGTACCTGCAAGGCGTGGACTCGGTCTACGACCTGGTCTGGGCTGACGGTCCGATGGGCAAAGTCACCTACGGCGACGTGTTCCATCAGAATGAAGTGGAGCAGTCCACTTACAACTTCGAGCACGCCAACGTCGACAAGCTGTTCGAACTGTTCGACTTCTATGAAAGCGAAGCCAAGCGCCTGATCGAACTCGACCAGCCGCTGCCGTTGCCAAGCTACGAAATGGTGTTGAAGGCGTCGCACACCTTCAACCTGCTGGATGCGCGCCGGGCAATCTCGGTGACCGCGCGTCAGCAATACATTCTGCGCGTACGCACCCTGGCGCGTTCTGTTGCGCAAGCCTACCTGCTGGCACGCGCCAAGCTGGGCTTCCCGATGGCGACCCCGGATCTGCGTGACGAAGTACTGGCCAAGCTGGAGGCAGCACAATGA
- a CDS encoding tetratricopeptide repeat protein — translation MLESLEKMLAKGVDNSLLRFGLGKGYLDLGENAKAAEHFQRCVGFDPKYSAAWKLLGKAHLALGDSAAARQAWEQGLEAARAHGDKQAEKEMAVFLKKLDRQAQ, via the coding sequence ATGCTCGAATCCCTGGAAAAAATGCTCGCCAAGGGTGTGGATAACTCCTTGCTGCGCTTCGGCCTGGGCAAGGGCTATCTGGATCTGGGCGAAAACGCCAAGGCAGCCGAGCATTTCCAGCGCTGTGTCGGTTTTGATCCGAAATATTCGGCGGCATGGAAACTGTTGGGCAAGGCGCATCTGGCGCTGGGTGATAGCGCCGCCGCACGTCAGGCGTGGGAACAAGGTCTGGAAGCCGCCCGCGCCCATGGCGACAAGCAGGCCGAGAAGGAAATGGCAGTGTTTCTGAAGAAGCTCGATCGTCAGGCGCAATAA